A segment of the Salminus brasiliensis chromosome 1, fSalBra1.hap2, whole genome shotgun sequence genome:
CCGAGAATAGCAACTACATCACTGCGGTGagtcgcacacacacacacacacacacacacacacacacacacacacacacacacacactcacactaaaaCAAGGTGCTGTGCTTGTTTTAACTGGTTTATTTCAGGGGAATTTAGCCTTATTCAGAGTGCTGCTTCCTCGTCATGCTGCTAACATCACACTTTTGATGCTATATTGGAAGCTTCTGTTATGACTCTtccaaaaatatgtaaatattggtAAGAACAGAGTGTATGACAGTCATGCATATTGTCCACTAGCGGTTGCACCAGTTGCTCATTAGGCTTGTCACAGGAACTGGTGAAGATAGCACACACTAACCTCATTTCTCAGCTCCGTCCCCCCAGCCTGTGAGAAACAGGAGGCCTTCATTCCTctgttctcttcatttctctgtaCTCTTCATTTCTCTGTACTCTTCATTTCTCTGTACTCTTCTTTTCTCTGTACTCTTCATTTCTCTGTTCTCTTCATTTCGCTGTACTCTTCATTTCTCTGTACTCTTCATTTCTcagttctcttcttttctctgtaCTCTTCATTCCTctgttctcttcatttctctgtaCTCTTCATTCCTCTGTTCTCTTCATTCCTCcgttctcttcatttctctgttctcttcttttctctgttctcttcatttctctgttctcttcatttctctgtaCTCTTCATTCCTCTGTTCTCTTCATTCCTCcgttctcttcatttctctgttctcttcatttctctgtactcttcatttctctgttctcttcttttctctgttctcttcatttctctgtactcttcatttctctgttctcttcatttctctgttctcttcttttctctgtactcttcatttctctgttctcttcatttctctgtaCTCTTCATTTCTCTGTTCTCTTCATTCCTCcgttctcttcatttctctgttctcttcttttctctgttctcttcattcctctgttctcttcatttctctgttctcttcatttctctgttctcttcttttctctgtactcttcatttctctgttctcttcattcctctgttctcttcatttctctgttctcttcatttctctgttctcttcatttctctgtactcttcatttctctgtactcttcatttctctgttctcttcatttctctgtactcttcatttctctgtactcttcatttctctgttctcttcatttctctgttCTCTTCATTTCGCTGTACTCTTCTTTTCTCTGTACTCTTCATTTCTCTGTACTCTTCATTTCTctgttctcttcatttctctgtaCTCTTCATTTCGCTGTACTCTTCATTCCTctgttctcttcatttctctgttctcttcatttctctgtactcttcatttctctgttctcttcttttctctgtaCTCTTCATTCCTctgttctcttcatttctctgtaCTCTTCATTTCTCTGTACTCTTCATTTGACTGTTCTCATcatttctttgttctcttcatTTGACTGTTCAGATAATTTCTCTGTACTCTTCATTCCTCTGTTCTCTTAATTTCTCTGTACTCTTCATtgatctcttctcttcatttctctgtaCGCTTAATTCCTCTGTACTCTTAATTTCTCTGTACTCTTAATTTCTCTGTACTCTTCATTTCTCTGTACTCTTCATTCATCTGTTCTCTGCATTTCTCTGTACTCTTCATTTCTCtgctctcttcatttctctgcaCTCTTCATTTGActgttctcttcatttctctgttctcttcatttgactgttctcttcatttctctatTCTCTTCATTTGACTGTTATCTTCAGTTGACTGTACCCTTCATTCCTCTGTTTTCTTTATTCCTATGTTCTCTTCAATTCTCTGTACTCTTCATTTGACTGTTCTCTTCATTTCTTTGTACTTTTcatttctttgttctcttcagtcctctgttctctttatttctctgttctcttaatttctctgttctcttcagtcctctgttctcttcatttctctatACTCTTCCTTTTTCTGTTCTCTTCATTTCTTTGTACTCTTCATTCCTGTGAACTCTTTATTTGactgttctctgaaatgaacAGAGGACTGGAGAGAATTTTTCTGTACTCTTCATTTTACTGTTCTCTTCATTTGACTGTTCTCTTCACTCCTctgttctctttatttctctgttCTCTTTATTTTTCTGTACTCTTCATTTCTCTGTTCTCTTCATGTGActgttctctttatttctctgtaCTCTTCATTTCTCTGTACTCTTTAGTTGACTGTTCTTTTCAGTTGACTGTACTCTTTAGTTCTctgttctcttcatttctctgttctcttcatttctctgttCTCTTCATTCCTCTGTTCTCTTCATTCCTCTGTACTCTTCATTCCTCTGTACTCTTCATTCCTCTGTACTCTTCATTTGACTGTTATTCTTTCACCAGAACAAGTCGGCATGTGTAGGCCTCTCTACATTGGTCTGAATCTCAGGGTTTAGATCAGTAAATAATGAACCTGAAGTGAAGTCTAATTTTGTTTCGATTTCCTTCTTCAGAGCttttaaggttctttacactttcaaaaatggttctttatggaaccaaaaagggtactacaaagggttctttcagCAATGCTATAGACGGTTTAAAGACATTGATGTAAAGGTtgtgataaataaaaaatgtgataAATATGGGTGATGCAAAACCCTGAGcatgctgtttgtgtttgtgtagctGGGTGGATGCCATGGCCTTTAAGGGAGGAGCAGGTGTAAGATGTAAAGACgtagatgtaaaggttctttaccaattacaaggttcttcagactgtggagaacctttgaaaggtttaaaaacattgatgtaaaggttcagaatcagaatcagaatctctttatttcaccaagtatgttacacatacaaggaatttgtcttggtgagagcaacacgtatgacaagtaacaaaaaacacagaacacagtcttaaactaaaggaaaatgaaactaaacaataaatagggtaggggataaattaaaaaagtaagaagtactaaaggtaaaggtaataaagagctgaaaaatatatttacagaaagaacatctgtacaggtgtgcaaatagtcatagtgcaaataggcagagtgcaaaatagctgttcagtctggtttggtacagttcagttgtaagttttgaggtttacagtgggaggtgtgtatgtcacagtgggaggtgtccactgtggttgaggagcgctacagctctggggaagaagctgttagcatgacgtgttgtactggttttgatggatcgcagtcttctaccagaggggagtgtctggaagagggggtgtccaggatgtgaggggtcagatgtaatcttgccagcccgcttcctcaccctgctggtgtagatctgctgaagtgatggcaggttacatccgatgatcctctctgctgtcctgatgatgcgctggagtttggttctttcttgtgaggtggaggaaccaaaccagatagttatggaggctgtgagaatggactcgatgatcgctgtgtagaactggatcatcagggtctgtggcaggttgaatttcttgagctgtctcaagaagaacattctttgttgagctttcttggtGATAGAGagggtgtttttctcccatttcaagtctttggagatggtggtgcccaggaacttgagtgactccaccatggatactgcagtgttgttgatgtggaggggggaagggtgggtggattgcgtcggaagtccaccaccatctctacagtcttttctgtgtttagcagcaggtggttgttgctgcaccaggacaccagctgctcaatttcctttctgtaggCAGACTCATCACCattggctatgaggcccaccagagtggactcatctgcaaatttcaggatctttacagctggttctttaccagtttaaaggttctcttTTGTCATGGCCTTTAAGGGAGGAGCAGGTGTAATTGGTGGTGGTTTATCCTCCACCCTCTGAGCTGCTTCATGTTTGCTGCTGCTGTATCACTCTTTTTCATTCACATTTACACTGTGGTCATTTTATGTGGGAAACCTAAAACACAGGTGTAACTTTACATCTACAGCTGCTCAGACATTCATCACAAACCAGACAGCTGCACTATATAGCTGTACACCTGTAGCCTATGAGTCTCTGCACAGTGCCTCAGCAATCTGTGACcccattcagtaaataaaacacaccattacacacaataccacaaacactacCCTGTCAGTGCCAGTCCTTTTATAAGTAAGAGATATAGAGATTACAGATATAGAGATTACACAAGTAGAGTTTACACATAGAGATTACAGAAGTGCAGAATGTATTACAGAAATAGATATTATAAATAGATATTATAGTAGTAGAGATTAAACATGGAGATACATAATACAGATTATAGTAGTAGATTATATAGCAGattatacataaatattatgGAAGAGCAGATTATATAGAGAGATTCCAGGATAAATATTATACAGGTAGATTACTAAAGTAGAAATTGAATAAAGATTATAGTAGTAGAGATTATACATACACATTACAGAATAAACAGAGGTTATACTAGTAGAGATGCATAGAGATTATAGTAGTAGATGTTATACATACAGTTTACAGTAGTAGAGATCATACTTATTATAGTATTTATATTATAgtaacattatattatataacaataTTATACATAAAGATTATAACATGAATAAtgtagtcagtgagagtgtctacatataaatctctatataacattagaataaactcaaataaacataaaatcagtggtcagtaagagtgtctacctgtaattaactctatataacattagaataaacttaaataaacataaaatcagtggtcagtaagagtgtctacctgtaattaacgttatataacattagaataaacccttataaacataaagtcagtggtcagtgagagtgcctacctgtaattaactctatataacattggaataaacccaaataaacaaagtcagtgtgtcagtgagtgtcgacctgtaattaactctatataacatttgaataaaaaaacattaagtcagtggtcagtaagagtgtctacctgtaatttactctatatagcattagaataaaccccaataaacataaagtcagtggtcagtgagagtgtctacctgtaattaactctatataacattggaataaacccaaataaacataaagtcaggggtcagtgagagtgtctacctgtaattaacgttatataacattagaataaacccttataaacataaagtcagtggtcagtgagagtgcctacctgtaattaactctatataacattggaataaacccaaataaacaaagtcagtgtgtcagtgagtgtcgacctgtaattaactctatataacatttgaataaaaaaacattaagtcagtggtcagtaagagtgtctacctgtaatttactctatatagcattagaataaaccccaataaacataaagtcagtggtcagtgagagtgtctacctgtaattaactctatataacattagtataaacccaaataaacataaagtcagtggtcagtgagagtgtctacctgtaattaacgttatataacattagaataaacccttataaacataaagtcagtggtcagtaagagtgtctacctgtaatttactctatatagcattagaataaaccccaataaacataaagtcagtggtcagtgagagtgtctacctgtaattaactctatataacattggaataaaccccaataaacataaaatcagtggtcagtgagagtgtctacctgtaattaactctatataacattagtataaacccaaataaacataaagtcagtggtcagtgagagtgtctacctgtaattaactctatataacattagaataaacccaaataaacataaagtcagtggtcagtgagagtgtctacctgtaattaactctatatataatttctgtttgttttcaataacataaacccaaataaacatgaagtcagtggtcaggatcttctgttggtcagtaaagttattgaTATGTTAATGAGATACACATGATTAAGCTTTATTAGATCAtttacatttgaatattaattttctttttttctccacagcTTTGAATCCTGTAGCAGCGTTTTCTTGATGCCTCAACTCACGCATTTGGATTTTGGACCCAAATGGATAAGCACTGGACCAGCGTGGACTGACCTATGGTCACATCAGAGACTGCAAACTcttgtacatatatataaaaacttttttctttttttttttttggcaaacaAACTCTGAATTACTATGCAGTGCTGAAGCATCACGAGTGCTGGGACAATATGGACTGAACAGCGAGTGAATCGACGACTGTATAACTTTAAAACACaggtttattgtttttatatgtTCAAAAAGTCACAACAACACAGCAGTTTTGACAAGATGAGTAAACATGACTTTACTGTACAGCAAAAAAATGATGAGCCTAACTTTAGGATTGAAAACACTAATAAAAATCCTTTTTCCATCCCGCGTAAAAAGTTCAGTAACAGCAGCGCAGTGGTGAGAAACACCATCGCATGCAAGTTCCTTCTCAGAGAACTTCTTCATTCTGCTGCTGACCACAGGTAAAACCACTGCCCAAACGAGCTCAAAGAACATAAAGTTCAGGCTTAGTTAGAGTGAGAAACGAAAAAAGCAGAAGCTTCGGCTTCAACATCTGCCATTTAAAAACTATTAATACATGCAGAGCTTTTACAGCATAATTCCCTCTCACAGTAACATACACTATACGTCTGTTTGTGgacaaatgtttgcggacaccccttctaatgaatggattcagctactttacgtggCAGCCACCACTAATacatatgtgcaaatacacacacacacagcttagtccagtctagtccagtctagtccctgtagagaagtactgccaatagaataggactctacatgaacatgaaccaatgggcaccatgctgcctaatgccaggcatgggctggaggggggtataaagccccccagctttgaggagctgtggagcagtggaagaactgtgttctctggaatgaaggtggTGCTCCAGCTGACATCCTGATCTCaatactaacactcttgtcactgaatgcaatcaaatcctcacagcaatgctccttctccaaaatctagtagaaagccttctccttctgtggatagtagagacagttactccaacaaaagcaggagaaactctcaacacccttgatttcagaagaaacactcaatgagcaggtgtcccaatacttttgtccacatagtttaTACAGAAATATAGACAGCTAAAGATCAAGCTTACACATTCTTGCAAATTCACTTGGAATATTCTCAAAGTTAATTGAAACTGTAGACGACTGGTTACattacatcaatcagccataacattaagaccacggGTTCCAATGACACCTGTCTGTCAAAGGGACACAAACCAAACCGCGATGATCCCCGGATGCAgaagtcagtacctaccaaaaagtgTCCGAAAAGTGAACCAACGACAGGAACATGGCTCAtcgatgctcatggaggccccacctcacttACCACTTACAGGACTTGTAAGTAGGATCTGCTGCCAGACACCGtaggaggtcttgtggagatcTGGACTGATCAGAGCGGtttgggtggttttaatgttctggctgatctcTGTAGATACAAATCCAACAAACTACTTCTTTAATGGGATTTTACGAGGGGCTGCTGAGTTGTTGGCCTCTGAAGAGGCTTTCAGTTCCCAGTGATCTGTCATCCAGGTCATGGCTATTCTCGGTGAGCAGCAGAAGAGGAGCCATTTCTTTCAAGGTTGCGTTTCTCCAGGTATATGAAGACGATGAGAACGGCGGAGACGATCATGTCCAGCACCGTCACACACAGCACCACGACCTCCACCTGCATGGGAAACACACAAACTCCCTCCCTGAGATCCCTGCAGTCCCAACCTACACGAGGGTAAAGCTCTTAAAACAGCAGAAGACGAGTTGGGTGCCTTTCTGACATTCAGAAAAGACGTGAATAAGGAATTTAACGATTTAAAAACGACTTGGGACGACTTCTTGAGGCTGATTTTTCAGGAAATTATCATAATGATAATCATAATATCTCATATTTGTAGTTCACAATAGTGAAATATGGACACAACGAATATTTAGGTACCAGGTGATAGTGGGAGGCTCTAGCTCTAGCTCTAGCTATGGGAATACAGGTTGCTACAGTAACTActacgatatatatatatatatatatatatatatatatatacacacatatattccACTTGTGTTGATAGCGGGGAAGCTCTAGATCTAGctatgggaatatgggttgctaGGGTAACTActacagtatatgtatatatatatatatatatatatatatatataaatcatatcatatatcatagTAGTTACCgtagcaacccatattcccatagCTATATCTAGAGCCTCCCCACTGTCAACACAAGTGGAATCCCAGTTCTGCATGTTTACTCCAGCTGAGGTACCTTTAAGCGCAGGACATCCTGGTCTTTGGATAAATCAACACACAGAAGCACGGCTCCGACGGCGGCCACAACCAGGCACAGTATGTTGGAATAGAAGCAGGTCTGCAGAAGAAAGGGAAAAGGTCTTCGTTCAGGCCGTGCAAAAAAGAGGTAGTGCTAAAGGCAGACACTTCCGGCATTATTCACTTTGAACAAGCTTTAATTCTGAAACCTGCAGCAGTCCGGGGTGTTTGTACAGGAGGTTGGACAGAAATCCAGCAACCAGAAACTGCaatggaagaagaagagagaggaaaCATCATGCAGACCGTCAGTGAAGAGCACTGCTCACTACAATAACACACAGGGttcaaaaagaagaagaagaagcagtgaTTGTGGGAAACTGCTGAGATCTAATTTGCTAGATCCCGGCCCATGCCTTCAGCTTCTGATGATTTGGTAAGAGACTGTGAGAGGGCCTGGAGTTTGGGCTAGGAGGCCAGGCCCCGCTCTGATGTGTGGAGTCAGGAATGATAGAAGGCAGGGTTAAAggggaggagatggggtggtggagggtttcGCAGACTTGCCATAGACATGTGGACAAGGTTGAGATCTTAAAAGGGCTCATAAAAGATACTTTTAGTACTTTAAGTATTGGTAGTATTTAAAAAAGGGctcataataaatacatttagtcTTTTGAGTACTTAACAAGGGCTCATAAAAGATACTTAGAGTACTTGTAGTACTTGTAATACTTAAAGATGGCTCACATACTTTTAGTGCTTTAAATACTTAGAAAATGCTCAAAAAGATACTTTTAGTACTTTAAGTACTTAACAATGGCtcataaaatatatttgtattatgtTAAGTACTTGTAGTACTTGCAAATGGCTCAAAAAGATACTTTTAGTACTTTAAGTACTTACACAATTAAAAAAAGCTCATCAAATAAAAGTTTTGTACTTTAAGTACTTAGAGTATTTACAAATGGCTCATTAAAGATATTTTTAGTACTTATAGTACTTAAAAAGGGCCCATAAAAGATACCTTAATTACTTTATAGTACCTATAATACTCAAAGGGGGTCATAAAAGATCATTTGAGTACTTTAAGTAGATCTGAGGAATAActttatacagtttatttatattatctgaAGCAGATTTTAATTGGATACAAAACCCATTTATGTCTAACAACTAAGTTCAATATGAGGAAGCAGTTTTTTTAACAACCATTAGTCCAGTTATTTACTCCCTATTCCCTAAATAAGAGCTGGAACACACAGTGGAGGAAACAGGGGCCTGATTCACAAATGCTTTCTTAAAAACACAGAATTTCATAAGAACAGGCCATCAGCTGTGGtggagaaaagtcctaacagaaGGTCTGGGTCAGATGTGTGAAGAGTTTTAATTTATGAATTTTAAGTGGATGTTTACCATTATTCCTGTCAGCAATGGAACCCTGAAGAGAGTGAGGAGCATTTTGTCTATTCCAAACGCCACAGCAAACACCAAACCAAGGCCAAAGCTCAATATCCCACTGGTAATCTgcacagactgacagacagaacaCACAACCTCTTCAGTATTAGTTCAGTATTAAAGGTTCAGTATTAGTTTAGTATTAAAGGTTCAGTATTAGTTCAGTATTAAAGATTCAGTATTAGTTCAGTATTAAAGATTCAGTATTAGTTCAGTATTAAAGGTTCAGTATTAGTTCAGTATTAAAGATTCAGTATTAGTTCAGTATTAAAGGTTCAGTATTAGTTCAGTATTAAAGGTTCATTATTGTTCAGTATTAAAGGTTCAGTATTAGTTCAGTATTAAAGGTTCATTATTG
Coding sequences within it:
- the LOC140568876 gene encoding uncharacterized protein, encoding MARANIAMDIIEDKHGHQPGEDDGQPLIKYYKATVMIPDKPPVLHRLLDKQPAAWASVQITSGILSFGLGLVFAVAFGIDKMLLTLFRVPLLTGIMFLVAGFLSNLLYKHPGLLQTCFYSNILCLVVAAVGAVLLCVDLSKDQDVLRLKVEVVVLCVTVLDMIVSAVLIVFIYLEKRNLERNGSSSAAHRE